A stretch of Porites lutea chromosome 5, jaPorLute2.1, whole genome shotgun sequence DNA encodes these proteins:
- the LOC140938643 gene encoding snurportin-1-like isoform X2 gives MEGLAESFAANFTVSFEPNDTAAPHPRMVQYKVKPSNTPDQYLRRQRKLEEQKKRRQDFVNYARKLAEGSLEVEDVETEEMETATDASDCKKKRFNPYAYQLMLSEWLVDIPEDLQEEWLMVVCPVGKRNLIIASNGYTAAYTKSGYRVNKFSSLLPGGSPKTLKPGDYTILDCIFNEQTFTFYVLDVMCWRGHPVYDSEILGFTGCIQNSRKSHWSHKCLLQIQFTSLSYCSCDPSAIHQALCSVMFEVDGLLFFHKRTHYICGRTPLVGWLQPYMLPEIIGVPVPDVYLAGVPSVNKLTLLKSNQDLRISDEGKQTISQLNAVDEKMDTGSNNKSKRRQRRRKQEIGSSKMEVQGKLE, from the exons ATGGAAGGACTTGCTGAGTCTTTTGCAGCCAATTTCACCGTTTCTTTTGAACCAAACGATACTGCAGCCCCTCATCCGAG GATGGTCCAATATAAAGTTAAGCCCAGTAATACTCCAGATCAGTATTTACGAAGACAAAGAAAGCTTGAGGAGCAGAAGAA GCGTAGACAAGACTTTGTGAACTATGCAAGGAAACTTGCTGAAGGGTCTTTAGAAGTTGAAGATGTGGAGACAGAG GAGATGGAAACTGCAACAGATGCAAGTGACTGCAAAAAGAAAAGGTTCAACCCATATGCATATCAG TTGATGTTATCTGAGTGGCTGGTGGACATTCCTGAGGACTTACAGGAAGAATGGCTCATGGTAGTCTGTCCAGTTGGCAAGAGGAATCTCATTATAGCATCAAAT GGGTATACAGCTGCCTATACCAAGAGTGGTTACCGTGTCAATAAATTCTCTTCGTTACTCCCAGGAGGAAGTCCCAAGACTCTCAAACCAGGAG ACTACACAATTCTGGATTGTATCTTTAATGAACAGACATTTACTTTTTATGTATTGGATGTGATGTGTTGGAGAGGACATCCTGTTTATGACAGTGAG ATTTTAGGTTTTACTGGTTGCATACAAAACTCCAGGAAGAGCCATTGGTCTCACAAGTGTCTCCTGCAAATCCA ATTCACCAGTCTATCTTACTGTTCCTGTGACCCAAGCGCTATTCATCAAGCATTGTGTTCAGTGATGTTTGAG GTGGATGGCTTGCTCTTCTTTCACAAGAGAACACATTACATCTGTGGACGAACACCGCTGGTTGGTTGGCTACAGCCTTACATGCTGCCTGAGATAATAGGGGTACCGGTACCGGATGTCTATCTAGCAGGGGTCCCTTCTGTCAACAAACTTACACTGCTAAAATCAAACCAGGACTTACGGATCAGCGATGAAGGAAAACAGACAATATCGCAGTTAAATGCCGTGGATGAGAAAATGGACACAGGATCAAACAATAAATCGAAACGAAGACAAAGGAGAAGGAAACAAGAAATCGGGAGTTCCAAAATGGAAGTGCAGGGTAAATTGGAGTAG
- the LOC140938643 gene encoding snurportin-1-like isoform X1: protein MEGLAESFAANFTVSFEPNDTAAPHPRMVQYKVKPSNTPDQYLRRQRKLEEQKKRRQDFVNYARKLAEGSLEVEDVETEEMETATDASDCKKKRFNPYAYQLMLSEWLVDIPEDLQEEWLMVVCPVGKRNLIIASNGYTAAYTKSGYRVNKFSSLLPGGSPKTLKPGDYTILDCIFNEQTFTFYVLDVMCWRGHPVYDSETDFRFYWLHTKLQEEPLVSQVSPANPYRFTSLSYCSCDPSAIHQALCSVMFEVDGLLFFHKRTHYICGRTPLVGWLQPYMLPEIIGVPVPDVYLAGVPSVNKLTLLKSNQDLRISDEGKQTISQLNAVDEKMDTGSNNKSKRRQRRRKQEIGSSKMEVQGKLE from the exons ATGGAAGGACTTGCTGAGTCTTTTGCAGCCAATTTCACCGTTTCTTTTGAACCAAACGATACTGCAGCCCCTCATCCGAG GATGGTCCAATATAAAGTTAAGCCCAGTAATACTCCAGATCAGTATTTACGAAGACAAAGAAAGCTTGAGGAGCAGAAGAA GCGTAGACAAGACTTTGTGAACTATGCAAGGAAACTTGCTGAAGGGTCTTTAGAAGTTGAAGATGTGGAGACAGAG GAGATGGAAACTGCAACAGATGCAAGTGACTGCAAAAAGAAAAGGTTCAACCCATATGCATATCAG TTGATGTTATCTGAGTGGCTGGTGGACATTCCTGAGGACTTACAGGAAGAATGGCTCATGGTAGTCTGTCCAGTTGGCAAGAGGAATCTCATTATAGCATCAAAT GGGTATACAGCTGCCTATACCAAGAGTGGTTACCGTGTCAATAAATTCTCTTCGTTACTCCCAGGAGGAAGTCCCAAGACTCTCAAACCAGGAG ACTACACAATTCTGGATTGTATCTTTAATGAACAGACATTTACTTTTTATGTATTGGATGTGATGTGTTGGAGAGGACATCCTGTTTATGACAGTGAG ACAGATTTTAGGTTTTACTGGTTGCATACAAAACTCCAGGAAGAGCCATTGGTCTCACAAGTGTCTCCTGCAAATCCA TACAGATTCACCAGTCTATCTTACTGTTCCTGTGACCCAAGCGCTATTCATCAAGCATTGTGTTCAGTGATGTTTGAG GTGGATGGCTTGCTCTTCTTTCACAAGAGAACACATTACATCTGTGGACGAACACCGCTGGTTGGTTGGCTACAGCCTTACATGCTGCCTGAGATAATAGGGGTACCGGTACCGGATGTCTATCTAGCAGGGGTCCCTTCTGTCAACAAACTTACACTGCTAAAATCAAACCAGGACTTACGGATCAGCGATGAAGGAAAACAGACAATATCGCAGTTAAATGCCGTGGATGAGAAAATGGACACAGGATCAAACAATAAATCGAAACGAAGACAAAGGAGAAGGAAACAAGAAATCGGGAGTTCCAAAATGGAAGTGCAGGGTAAATTGGAGTAG
- the LOC140938643 gene encoding snurportin-1-like isoform X4, translating to MEGLAESFAANFTVSFEPNDTAAPHPRMVQYKVKPSNTPDQYLRRQRKLEEQKKRRQDFVNYARKLAEGSLEVEDVETEEMETATDASDCKKKRFNPYAYQLMLSEWLVDIPEDLQEEWLMVVCPVGKRNLIIASNGYTAAYTKSGYRVNKFSSLLPGGSPKTLKPGDYTILDCIFNEQTFTFYVLDVMCWRGHPVYDSETDFRFYWLHTKLQEEPLVSQVSPANPIHQSILLFL from the exons ATGGAAGGACTTGCTGAGTCTTTTGCAGCCAATTTCACCGTTTCTTTTGAACCAAACGATACTGCAGCCCCTCATCCGAG GATGGTCCAATATAAAGTTAAGCCCAGTAATACTCCAGATCAGTATTTACGAAGACAAAGAAAGCTTGAGGAGCAGAAGAA GCGTAGACAAGACTTTGTGAACTATGCAAGGAAACTTGCTGAAGGGTCTTTAGAAGTTGAAGATGTGGAGACAGAG GAGATGGAAACTGCAACAGATGCAAGTGACTGCAAAAAGAAAAGGTTCAACCCATATGCATATCAG TTGATGTTATCTGAGTGGCTGGTGGACATTCCTGAGGACTTACAGGAAGAATGGCTCATGGTAGTCTGTCCAGTTGGCAAGAGGAATCTCATTATAGCATCAAAT GGGTATACAGCTGCCTATACCAAGAGTGGTTACCGTGTCAATAAATTCTCTTCGTTACTCCCAGGAGGAAGTCCCAAGACTCTCAAACCAGGAG ACTACACAATTCTGGATTGTATCTTTAATGAACAGACATTTACTTTTTATGTATTGGATGTGATGTGTTGGAGAGGACATCCTGTTTATGACAGTGAG ACAGATTTTAGGTTTTACTGGTTGCATACAAAACTCCAGGAAGAGCCATTGGTCTCACAAGTGTCTCCTGCAAATCCA ATTCACCAGTCTATCTTACTGTTCCTGTGA
- the LOC140938643 gene encoding snurportin-1-like isoform X3: MEGLAESFAANFTVSFEPNDTAAPHPRMVQYKVKPSNTPDQYLRRQRKLEEQKKRRQDFVNYARKLAEGSLEVEDVETEEMETATDASDCKKKRFNPYAYQLMLSEWLVDIPEDLQEEWLMVVCPVGKRNLIIASNGYTAAYTKSGYRVNKFSSLLPGGSPKTLKPGDYTILDCIFNEQTFTFYVLDVMCWRGHPVYDSEILGFTGCIQNSRKSHWSHKCLLQIHTDSPVYLTVPVTQALFIKHCVQ, encoded by the exons ATGGAAGGACTTGCTGAGTCTTTTGCAGCCAATTTCACCGTTTCTTTTGAACCAAACGATACTGCAGCCCCTCATCCGAG GATGGTCCAATATAAAGTTAAGCCCAGTAATACTCCAGATCAGTATTTACGAAGACAAAGAAAGCTTGAGGAGCAGAAGAA GCGTAGACAAGACTTTGTGAACTATGCAAGGAAACTTGCTGAAGGGTCTTTAGAAGTTGAAGATGTGGAGACAGAG GAGATGGAAACTGCAACAGATGCAAGTGACTGCAAAAAGAAAAGGTTCAACCCATATGCATATCAG TTGATGTTATCTGAGTGGCTGGTGGACATTCCTGAGGACTTACAGGAAGAATGGCTCATGGTAGTCTGTCCAGTTGGCAAGAGGAATCTCATTATAGCATCAAAT GGGTATACAGCTGCCTATACCAAGAGTGGTTACCGTGTCAATAAATTCTCTTCGTTACTCCCAGGAGGAAGTCCCAAGACTCTCAAACCAGGAG ACTACACAATTCTGGATTGTATCTTTAATGAACAGACATTTACTTTTTATGTATTGGATGTGATGTGTTGGAGAGGACATCCTGTTTATGACAGTGAG ATTTTAGGTTTTACTGGTTGCATACAAAACTCCAGGAAGAGCCATTGGTCTCACAAGTGTCTCCTGCAAATCCA TACAGATTCACCAGTCTATCTTACTGTTCCTGTGACCCAAGCGCTATTCATCAAGCATTGTGTTCAGTGA